The following proteins are co-located in the Betta splendens chromosome 9, fBetSpl5.4, whole genome shotgun sequence genome:
- the spinb gene encoding spindlin b — MKTPFKSPAAPRPRADGGHSGVSANMMKKKNSHKKQRTSVGPSKTLAQPRRNIVGCRIQHIWKEGTKSSQWKGTVLDQVPVNPSLYLIKYDGFDCIYGLELYNDERVVGLEVLPDRVAATRVSDSLLADTIIGKAVEHMFETEDGPKEEWRGMVLARAPIMTTWFYITYEKDPVLYMYQLLDDYKEGDLRIMPDSNDNVAAEREPGEVVDSLVGKQVEYAKEDGGKRSGMVIHQVEAKPSVYFIKFDDDFHIYVYDLVKTS; from the exons ATGAAGACCCCATTCAAGAGCCCAGCGGCCCCACGGCCCAGAGCAGACGGAG gaCATTCGGGTGTTTCTGCAAAcatgatgaaaaaaaagaactcACACAA gaagcagaggacaaGTGTTGGTCCCAGTAAGACTCTGGCTCAGCCCAGGAGAAACATTGTGGGCTGCAGGATCCAGCACATCTGGAAAGAAGGCA CTAAGTCGTCTCAGTGGAAGGGGACGGTCCTGGACCAGGTTCCTGTGAACCCCTCGCTCTATCTAATCAAATATGACGGCTTCGACTGCATCTACGGCCTGGAGCTGTACAACGACGAGCGGGTGGTGGGGCTGGAGGTGCTGCCCGACAGAGTGG CTGCGACCCGGGTGAGTGACTCGCTGCTGGCGGACACGATTATTGGTAAGGCGGTAGAACACATGTTTGAGACCGAAGATGGGCCCAAGGAGGAGTGGAGGGGAATGGTTCTGGCCCGAGCTCCCATCATGACTACCTGGTTCTACATCACCTATGAGAAGGACCCGGTTCTCTACATGTACCAGCTTCTAGACGACTACAAGGAAGGAGACCTTCGCATAATGCCTGACTCCA ATGACAATGTGGCAGCGGAGCGTGAGCCTGGCGAGGTGGTCGACAGTCTGGTGGGCAAACAGGTGGAGTACGCCAAAGAGGACGGTGGGAAGCGGTCGGGCATGGTGATCCACCAGGTGGAGGCCAAGCCCTCCGTGTACTTCATCAAGTTTGATGACGACTTCCACATCTACGTCTACGACCTGGTAAAGACCTCCTAA
- the mfsd14bb gene encoding hippocampus abundant transcript-like protein 1 translates to MLVRNSHGRSRARVIHAVVVIFLEFFAWGLLTTPMLTVLHETFPQHTFLMNGLVQGVKGLLSFLSAPLIGALSDIWGRKSFLLMTVFFTCAPIPFMRISPWWYFALISVSGVFAVTFSVVFAYVADITEEHERSTAYGVVSATFAASLVTSPAIGVYLSEKYGDSLVVLVATVIAVADIAFVFFVVPESLPDKMKLTSWGFPITWEQADPFASLRRVGKDTTVLLICVTVFLSYLPEAGQYSSFFLYLRQVIEFSPAAIVGFIAMVGILSIVAQTLFLSVLMRSIGNKNTLLLGLGFQLFQLAWYGFGSEPWMMWAAGTVAAMSSITFPAVSALVSHNALPDQQGVVQGIITGIRGLCNGLGPALYGFIFFLFNVELNDIQPVAGKPGTEKSGIPGPPFLFGACTVVLALIVAVFIPTHHQLSEIKTCSTLKSSSRSSAHAQRSGSLTNPSSDAGDIEPLLQDSSL, encoded by the exons ATGTTGGTCCGGAACTCG cACGGCCGAAGCCGGGCCAGAGTGATTCATGCGGTGGTGGTGATCTTCCTGGAGTTCTTCGCCTGGGGGCTACTTACCACTCCCATGCTGACT GTTCTGCATGAGACATTTCCTCAGCACACGTTCCTGATGAACGGCCTGGTTCAGGGTGTGAAG GGCCTCCTGTCATTTTTGTCTGCTCCTCTGATTGGTGCTCTGTCCGACATCTGGGGCAGGAAGTCCTTCCTCCTCATGACAGTCTTCTTCACCTGTGCACCTATCCCCTTCATGAGGATCAGCCCCTG gTGGTATTTTGCCCTGATCTCTGTCTCTGGGGTCTTTGCCGTGACCTTCTCTGTGGTTTTCGCCTATGTTGCTGACATTACAGAGGAGCATGAGAGGAGCACTGCCTACGGAGTG GTCTCTGCGACGTTTGCAGCCAGTTTGGTGACGAGTCCAGCTATCGGGGTCTACCTCTCAGAAAAGTACGGAGACAGCCTGGTGGTTCTGGTTGCCACGGTGATAGCCGTGGCCGACATCGCCTTTGTGTTCTTTGTGGTCCCGGAGTCGCTGCCAGACAAGATGAAGCTGACCTCCTGGGGCTTCCCCATCACCTGGGAGCAGGCCGACCCCTTCGCT tctCTGCGTCGAGTGGGAAAAGACACCACAGTGCTGCTGATCTGTGTCACCGTGTTCCTGTCCTACCTGCCCGAGGCTGGACAGtactccagcttcttcctctacCTGAGACAG GTGATTGAGTTTTCCCCTGCAGCCATTGTCGGCTTCATCGCCATGGTGGGAATCCTGTCCATAGTGGCTCAG ACTCTGTTCCTCAGTGTGTTAATGAGGTCCATTGGTAACAAGAACACACTTCTTCTGGGTCTGGgcttccagctgttccagctggCCTGGTACGGCTTCGGCTCGGAGCCGTG GATGATGTGGGCGGCAGGAACAGTAGCAGCCATGTCCTCTATTACTTTCCCAGCAGTCTCTGCTTTGGTCTCCCACAATGCATTACCGGACCAACAGG GTGTGGTTCAGGGCATTATCACGGGCATCAGAGGTCTGTGTAACGGCTTGGGTCCGGCTCTTTATggcttcatcttcttcctcttcaacgTGGAGCTGAACGACATTCAGCCAGTGGCAGGAAAACCGGGCACTGAG AAGTCAGGCATTCCGGGGCCTCCCTTCCTATTCGGGGCGTGCACCGTCGTGTTGGCTCTGATCGTGGCCGTCTTCATCCCCACCCACCACCAACTGTCTGAGATCAAGACCTGTTCTACCCTCAAGTCCAGCAGCCGCTCCTCAGCTCATGCTCAGAGGTCTGGCTCTCTGACCAATCCCTCCAGCGACGCTGGGGACATTGAGCCGCTGCTACAGGACAGCAGCTTGTGA
- the lrrc2 gene encoding leucine-rich repeat-containing protein 2, translated as MGLERRLDAPVYDLSLVRGIWEVRVKKYRQRQRKEEERVERSALARIDQEWQYRIYCKKLNSTDVNLLHRYLQRATQPCSAVPACTGSGEQQDEKVQKDPDPNALLFQLDGERWLDFPKELQWMTYVRQWHIRGTRICRLPDYLALFSQLTVLDLLRNSITELPPEIGKLSQLRQLNVSYNHLSRIPPQLGNCEKLERLELAGNSNLCELPFELSSLKQLVHLDIAENRFVSIPICALRMSSLQLLDLSNNSLSDLPQDMDRLQKLETLFIHKNKLSYLPFCLTNISTLQMVVVSGEELTCIPTRLCSNPSIKFIRLYDNQTRAGRKEEKRRRRRWQEWRPAEVKDSRDKEFLEAYVSSLMDRDAVPYSTTKVSVSCLL; from the exons atgggTCTGGAGAGGAGGTTAGACGCCCCAGTCTATGATTTGTCTCTGGTTCGAGGGATCTGGGAGGTCAGAGTGAAGAAATACAGGCAGAgacaaaggaaggaggaggagagggtggagagGAGCGCCCTCGCTag GATCGACCAGGAGTGGCAGTACCGCATCTACTGCAAAAAGCTGAACAGCACAGACGTCAACCTGCTTCACCGCTATCTACAGAGAGCTACCCAGCCATGTTCAGCTGTACCGGCGTGCACAG GTTCAGGAGAACAACAGGATGAGAAGGTCCAGAAGGATCCAGACCCAAACGCACTGCTGTTCCAACTGGATGGAGAACGCTGGCTG GACTTCCCAAAGGAGCTGCAGTGGATGACCTACGTGAGGCAGTGGCACATCAGGGGCACGAGGATCTGTCGGCTGCCCGACTACTTAGCTCTATTCAGCCAGCTCACTGTACTGGATTTACTGAGAAACAGCATCACTGAGCTGCCGCCTGAGATCGGTAAACTGAGCCAGCTCAGGCAGCTGAACGTCAGCTACAACCATCTGTCCAGAATCCCTCCACAACTGGGAAACTGTGAGAAACTGGAGAGACTGGAACTGGCTGGAAACTCCAACCTGTGTGAGCTGCCGTTCGAG CTAAGCAGCCTGAAGCAGCTGGTTCATCTGGACATTGCGGAAAACAGGTTTGTATCGATTCCCATCTGTGCTCTGAGAATGAGCAGCCTGCAGCTCTTGGACCTGAGCAACAACAGTTTGAGCGACCTGCCGCAGGACATGGACAG gttGCAAAAGCTGGAGACTCTGTTCATCCATAAGAACAAGCTGTCGTATCTTCCTTTCTGCCTCACCAACATCTCCACGCTCCAAATGGTGGTGGTAAGCGGCGAGGAGCTCACCTGCATCCCAACCAGACTGTGCAGCAACCCCAGCATCAA GTTTATCCGACTGTACGACAACCAAACACgcgcagggaggaaggaggagaagaggaggaggaggcggtggcagGAGTGGAGGCCGGCCGAGGTGAAGGACAGCAGGGACAAGGAGTTCCTGGAGGCCTACGTCAGCTCGCTGATGGACCGAG ACGCCGTTCCCTACTCCACCACCAAGGTCTCCGTCTCCTGCCTGCTGTGA